In Paraburkholderia flagellata, the sequence CCGCATGCGCTGGCCTACAACGCCGAGGCAGCTCCGGAGGCAATGAAGCGCGTTGCGCGAGCACTGGGACACGAGAGTGCCGCGCAAGGTCTCTTCGAGCTCGCACGTGCAAACGGCGCGCCCATCGCATTGAGGGACCTCGGCATGCGCGAAGACCAGCTAGACCAGGCCGCCGACCTCGCCTGCAGCAACGCATACTGGAATCCCCGGCCGCTGGAACGCGACGCGATTCGTGCGTTGTTGCAGCGCGCATTCGAAGGAAGCGCGCCCAAGCCGTGAACCCGGTTCATTTTCACGCGCGCTCCGGTGCCATTGGTGCCGGTGGTGCGTCAAAAACGAGCTGCTCGACCGTACGCCAGCATGCTTCGGCCAACGCTGGGTCGGACGGAGAAAGATGGCTGGTCACCGATATTTCAGGCCCAAAAGCGGATAGCGTCGACGTCAAGCTGACTAACATATAGTGAAAAATAATCGGCTCAACCTGGGGCAAAGCATGCTCATCTTGAGCGGCACGAATCTGCGGCAACAGCCAGTCAATCACCGGTTTGAGAATCGAGTCTGCGATCCATTGCAGCCTGGGACTGTAACCGAGCCCTTCTTGAAGCATGAACCGATGAAACTCTGGGTACTCCACAGTGAATCGGAATAGTGCGCGATAGGCCAATTTTACGCGCTCTACCGCATTGGTCGAATCTGACTGCGAAAGATTTATTTCTTGCTCATGGCGCACGCGCTCGAATACATATTCGGCGACAGCCCGCCACAAAATCTCTTTCGATCGAAAATGGTACGTAATTAGTGGATGCTGCAAACCGATCCGGTCTGCAATGCTTCGAATGCTTGCGGCATCGAAGCGTTTGGATGCGAATTCCGCAAGGGCTGCATCTAGAATTGCCAAGCGCGTATCGTGTGCGCGCTGTTGCTCGGCGCGCCTCGACTTCGCAGGACGACGCGCCTCGTCGGATTTTGCAGCCGTCAAGTTACGTTGCGTCATGAACTCTTTCACTCTGCGAACCGAATATTGCGAGCGTCTTGCCCTGAGCCCGTCCAGAGCGGCACGGAGCAAGACGCGGCCAACAAGGCTTACTTTGCGAGCGCACTCCGCAACGCGCGGCGAAGTTCAGCAACGGGATCGGCTACAGCTTCGAAGCTGCGCCAGGCCACATGATGATCGGGGCGAACCAACAGGCAGCCGGTGTCGCTGATCTCTTTCACGCCGCCCCAT encodes:
- a CDS encoding TetR/AcrR family transcriptional regulator, translating into MTQRNLTAAKSDEARRPAKSRRAEQQRAHDTRLAILDAALAEFASKRFDAASIRSIADRIGLQHPLITYHFRSKEILWRAVAEYVFERVRHEQEINLSQSDSTNAVERVKLAYRALFRFTVEYPEFHRFMLQEGLGYSPRLQWIADSILKPVIDWLLPQIRAAQDEHALPQVEPIIFHYMLVSLTSTLSAFGPEISVTSHLSPSDPALAEACWRTVEQLVFDAPPAPMAPERA